The following proteins come from a genomic window of Burkholderia stabilis:
- the istB gene encoding IS21-like element ISBmu1 family helper ATPase IstB — protein sequence MNPSPELNSILKQLRLSGILDSLEQRNRQAIDGQLAYTEFLAMLLHDEVARREHKKLGTRLLRAGFAMGKTLETFDFDRLPTLNRSHVHDLATGRYLDEKVAILIAGPTGTGKSHLAQALGHCAARQGRDVLFISQTELLKRLNAARATGAYDRKFQQYARVPLLIVDDFALKPLRTPQDEDFHDLVAARYEHAATILTSNLDFGEWGAAFPDNRILGTATLDRLRHGAYRLVLEGDSYRTPKPMPDPPQNAVAKNGKKPQP from the coding sequence ATGAACCCGAGTCCCGAATTGAATTCCATCCTCAAACAGCTGCGCCTGTCCGGCATCCTCGACTCGCTTGAGCAGCGCAACCGTCAGGCGATCGACGGGCAGCTCGCCTATACCGAGTTCCTTGCCATGCTGCTGCACGACGAGGTTGCCCGTCGCGAACACAAGAAGCTCGGCACCCGTCTGCTGCGCGCCGGCTTCGCGATGGGCAAGACGCTCGAGACGTTCGACTTCGACCGGCTGCCTACGTTGAACCGCTCACACGTTCATGATCTCGCGACAGGCCGGTATCTCGACGAGAAGGTCGCGATCCTGATCGCCGGTCCAACCGGCACCGGCAAAAGCCACTTGGCCCAGGCGCTGGGCCACTGCGCCGCCCGCCAAGGCCGCGATGTGCTGTTCATCTCGCAGACCGAGCTGCTCAAGCGATTGAACGCCGCGCGCGCCACCGGCGCCTATGACCGCAAGTTCCAGCAGTACGCCCGGGTGCCGCTGCTGATCGTCGATGACTTCGCGCTCAAACCGCTACGTACCCCGCAGGACGAGGACTTCCACGATCTCGTCGCGGCCCGCTACGAGCACGCGGCGACCATCCTGACGTCGAATCTCGACTTCGGTGAATGGGGCGCCGCGTTCCCCGACAACCGCATCCTCGGCACCGCCACACTCGACCGACTACGCCACGGCGCCTACCGGCTCGTCCTCGAGGGCGACAGTTACCGCACCCCGAAACCGATGCCAGATCCCCCTCAAAATGCAGTTGCCAAAAACGGCAAAAAACCGCAACCTTGA